The Falco naumanni isolate bFalNau1 chromosome 14, bFalNau1.pat, whole genome shotgun sequence genome includes a window with the following:
- the LOC121097498 gene encoding BTB/POZ domain-containing protein KCTD12-like isoform X2 — protein sequence MALADNAGCAKPSEDFPFPEIIELNVGGQVYITRHPTLVSVPGSLLWEMFTQKNVRSLARDSKGRFFVDRDGFLFRYILDYMRDQQLVLPDHFPERSRLQREAEYFMLPELVKMLAPKLSKQNSLGDDPCQSDPEELSPNADATRNLTSASATLPSTVSGGPGAPVTTSTGAASTDVRRAGFITIGYRGSYTLGRDSQTDAKFRRVARIMVCGKTSLAKEVFGDTLNESRDPDRPPERYTSRYYLKFTFLEQAFDKLADAGFHMVACNSTGTCAFAHDQTDDRIWTSYTEYVFYRE from the coding sequence ATGGCCCTGGCAGACAACGCGGGCTGTGCCAAACCCAGCGAGGATTTCCCCTTCCCTGAGATCATTGAACTTAACGTGGGTGGACAAGTCTACATCACCCGCCACCCCACCCTGGTCAGTGTGCCTGGCTCGCTCCTCTGGGAGATGTTCACCCAGAAGAATGTCCGCTCCCTGGCCCGCGACAGCAAGGGACGGTTCTTTGTGGATCGGGATGGCTTCCTCTTCCGCTACATCTTGGATTACATGAGGGaccagcagctggtgctgcccgACCACTTCCCAGAGAGGAGCCGTCTGCAGCGAGAGGCTGAGTACTTCATGCTGCCAGAGCTGGTGAAGATGCTGGCCCCCAAGCTCAGCAAGCAGAACTCGCTGGGAGATGACCCATGCCAAAGCGACCCAGAGGAGCTCTCCCCCAACGCGGATGCCACCCGCAACCTGACCTCTGCCAGTGCCACGCTCCCCAGCACCGTGTCTGGTGGCCCTGGAGCTCCCGTCACCACCAGTACAGGTGCTGCCAGCACCGACGTCCGCAGGGCAGGTTTCATCACCATCGGCTACCGGGGCTCCTACACCCTAGGCAGGGACAGCCAGACGGATGCCAAGTTCCGCAGGGTGGCACGGATCATGGTCTGCGGCAAGACATCGCTGGCCAAGGAGGTCTTTGGGGATACCTTGAATGAGAGCAGGGACCCGGACAGGCCTCCGGAGAGGTACACTTCCAGGTACTACCTCAAATTCACCTTCCTGGAGCAAGCCTTTGACAAACTGGCCGATGCTGGCTTCCACATGGTGGCTTGCAACTCCACAGGCACCTGTGCCTTCGCCCATGACCAGACAGATGACAGGATCTGGACCTCTTACACCGAATATGTTTTCTATCGTGAGTGA